The following coding sequences are from one Pseudonocardia sp. HH130630-07 window:
- a CDS encoding precorrin-2 C(20)-methyltransferase: MTGTLYGVGLGPGDPELTTIKAARLIRDADVVAYHSARHGRSIARRIAEPHLSGTAVEEALVYPVTTETTDHPGGYQGAIDEFYAEAAARLAVHLAAGRDVVLLAEGDPLFYGSYMHMHKRLAGRFRTEVVPGVTSISAAAAALGQPLVERDEVLTVLPGTLPRAELARRLAGTDSAAVMKLGRTFGTVRDALADAGTLDRARYVERATMDGQRTGDVGDVDPADVPYFAIALVPGEVAASVPEDAPGPAPAGTPVTQAPPGPGEVVVVGTGPAGRDWLTPQVATALAGADDLVGYGPYLDRVPPNPRQTRHASDNRVESQRAAHALDLAVSGRRVAVVSAGDPGVFAMATAVLEVASEPAYRDVPVRVLPGLSAAQAVSAAAGAPLGHDHVMLSLSDRLKPWDVVADRLRAAAAADLAIAIYNPRSSARPWQVGAARDVLLERRDPGTPVVLGRDVGGAGERVVVTTLGGLDPEQVDMRTLVIVGSSTTRVVERHGGPVVFTPRRYGPGGTTTG, from the coding sequence GTGACCGGCACCCTCTACGGCGTGGGGCTGGGTCCCGGGGACCCCGAGCTGACCACGATCAAGGCGGCCCGGTTGATCCGCGACGCCGACGTCGTCGCCTACCACTCGGCGCGGCACGGGCGCTCGATCGCCCGCCGGATCGCCGAGCCGCACCTGTCCGGCACGGCCGTCGAGGAGGCGCTGGTCTACCCGGTCACCACCGAGACCACCGACCACCCGGGCGGCTACCAGGGCGCCATCGACGAGTTCTACGCCGAGGCCGCCGCCCGGCTCGCGGTGCACCTGGCCGCCGGGCGCGACGTCGTCCTGCTCGCGGAGGGCGACCCGCTCTTCTACGGCTCCTACATGCACATGCACAAGCGCCTCGCCGGCCGGTTCCGCACCGAGGTCGTCCCCGGTGTGACCTCGATCAGCGCGGCCGCGGCGGCGCTCGGCCAGCCGCTGGTGGAGCGGGACGAGGTGCTCACCGTGCTGCCCGGGACGCTCCCCCGCGCCGAGCTGGCCCGCCGGCTCGCCGGGACGGACTCGGCCGCGGTGATGAAGCTGGGCCGTACCTTCGGCACGGTCCGCGACGCACTCGCCGACGCCGGCACCCTCGACCGGGCCCGCTACGTGGAGCGGGCCACCATGGACGGTCAGCGCACCGGCGACGTCGGCGACGTGGACCCGGCCGACGTGCCGTACTTCGCGATCGCCCTGGTCCCCGGCGAGGTCGCGGCCTCGGTGCCGGAGGACGCCCCGGGCCCGGCGCCGGCCGGCACGCCGGTCACGCAGGCGCCACCCGGACCGGGCGAGGTCGTCGTCGTCGGGACCGGGCCGGCCGGGCGGGACTGGCTCACCCCGCAGGTCGCCACCGCGCTGGCCGGGGCCGACGACCTCGTCGGCTACGGCCCCTACCTGGACCGGGTCCCGCCGAACCCGCGCCAGACCCGGCACGCCTCGGACAACCGGGTGGAGTCCCAGCGGGCCGCGCACGCCCTGGACCTGGCCGTGTCCGGGCGACGGGTCGCCGTCGTCTCGGCCGGCGACCCCGGGGTGTTCGCGATGGCCACCGCGGTGCTGGAGGTGGCGTCCGAGCCGGCCTACCGCGACGTCCCGGTCCGGGTGCTGCCCGGGCTCTCGGCGGCCCAGGCGGTCTCGGCGGCGGCCGGCGCCCCGCTCGGGCACGACCACGTCATGCTGTCGCTGTCGGACCGGCTCAAGCCGTGGGACGTGGTCGCGGACCGGCTCCGCGCCGCCGCGGCGGCCGACCTGGCGATCGCGATCTACAACCCGCGGTCCTCGGCCCGGCCCTGGCAGGTCGGCGCGGCCCGCGACGTGCTGCTGGAGCGGCGCGACCCGGGGACCCCGGTGGTGCTCGGGCGCGACGTCGGCGGCGCCGGCGAGCGGGTCGTCGTCACCACGCTGGGCGGGCTGGACCCCGAGCAGGTCGACATGCGCACGCTGGTGATCGTGGGTTCCTCCACGACCCGGGTGGTGGAGCGGCACGGCGGCCCCGTCGTGTTCACCCCGCGCCGGTACGGCCCCGGCGGTACCACGACCGGCTGA
- a CDS encoding precorrin-8X methylmutase: MSGDEHSPTTDYLTDGAEIYRRSFATIRAEADLTGLPPGMADVAVRMIHACGQVDLTADIAASAGVVPAARAALRAGGPILCDAMMVAAGVTAARLPAGNEVLCLLRDARVPEHAQRIGNTRSAAALELLADRFEGAVVAVGNAPTALFHLLDLVDRGAPRPAAVIGIPVGFVGAVESKQALAARTDLEHLVVHGRRGGSAITAAALNALAHEQEIIA, encoded by the coding sequence CTGAGCGGCGACGAGCACAGCCCGACCACCGACTACCTCACCGACGGCGCGGAGATCTACCGGCGCTCGTTCGCGACGATCCGCGCCGAGGCCGACCTGACCGGGCTCCCGCCCGGGATGGCCGACGTGGCCGTCCGGATGATCCACGCCTGCGGGCAGGTCGACCTCACCGCCGACATCGCCGCGTCCGCGGGCGTCGTGCCCGCCGCGCGGGCCGCACTGCGGGCCGGCGGGCCGATCCTCTGTGACGCCATGATGGTCGCCGCCGGCGTGACCGCGGCCCGGCTGCCGGCCGGGAACGAGGTGCTCTGCCTGCTGCGCGACGCCCGGGTCCCGGAGCACGCGCAGCGGATCGGCAACACCCGCTCGGCCGCCGCGCTGGAACTGCTGGCGGACCGCTTCGAGGGCGCGGTCGTCGCCGTCGGGAACGCCCCGACCGCGCTGTTCCACCTGCTCGACCTCGTCGACCGGGGCGCGCCGCGGCCGGCCGCGGTCATCGGGATCCCGGTCGGGTTCGTCGGCGCCGTCGAGTCCAAGCAGGCGCTGGCCGCCCGCACCGACCTGGAGCACCTCGTGGTGCACGGCCGCCGTGGCGGGTCGGCGATCACCGCGGCCGCGCTCAACGCGCTGGCGCACGAGCAGGAGATCATCGCGTGA